The Ooceraea biroi isolate clonal line C1 chromosome 1, Obir_v5.4, whole genome shotgun sequence genome has a window encoding:
- the LOC113563206 gene encoding uncharacterized protein LOC113563206, with product MLEVDLEEESLGEAPPLPLVHEVTPKQDSGRKFLFENPGQEEKENISNLQKEVQVLETLVEEYNALTAKEKTEVQTIYDYLLQQLNQLLQHIEAREAEKRKLASISTGAARVGTGTILQYQNAMPNTTNATYSMKKNASSSPIDTHSFFRSNNTSLKMMDRQLYNNHAASSLFHHRETRNLDKVLKQRHKKKRQKIHNRKKNKNHRKSMQKRRKHQDHTGSLPMHRNSRRKRADLEENDWDSFYLGYEAPTIYDSFELLDAKLTGKEKKRKRELADKGSVAAENDGTLDSLPIKGKNRLEDEVILLNKREAWKRENEEQLEEIAFGKDMRNSTRERERFEKLTGGDKRRPIDEIGSRTKREDVSRETSAIRSVDRSSNSSAASKIGNGESKKNSTSKEDNVASSEDRLRLVERRINVFMDNNKTDAAIDTTAAEVSTGGKLAINGATDNQVKGKLRAINCETKIDKANGNASFVNLTSDTRPRVSKERREVQKTERETDDNAVKLNRATNHRSEEIDPEVELKNLRQQRERGIYGVADWRATDLFYDDDNLPRNKLRGKYVANLDEPDDLDTGPKNNLALLRLRSKKRPNDVVEWKLVPVIRRSPYRDVGASSRIGLTERRVPVLSNDRNVRIDLYLDSPKFWRLKHRRMRNGAPNISPMLRIIDDEDSFSLGIPPKTKRAIEIAGFKDLQVNPKMLVKQKLSRLRNNKRSDGSRVVGFRMSSAWNDLNRKLRNLPRSRDDLELGDQVIYDDGVGLQLPIWPYQYYINFAHSPTTFHLVPDILGRISDTYRYPARAYLEYGPFKGRTRNSDQRVARRDGFRLGSWKEATDFPADNLTNKSLKSGLVHEKVPVKTDESARANREDYPAPVEMRYTPGKIRENNETRARLEK from the exons ATGCTGGAAGTTGATCTGGAGGAAGAATCGTTGGGGGAG gcACCACCGTTACCGTTGGTTCACGAGGTCACTCCGAAACAAGACTCGGGAcgcaaatttctttttgaaaatcccggacaagaagaaaaagaaaatattagcAATCTACAGAAGGAAGTTCAAGTATTGGAAACTCTTGTGGAGGAATACAATGCGTTGACTGCAAAAGAGAAGACGGAAGTTCAGACCATTTACGATTATTTG CTTCAACAGTTAAATCAGCTTCTGCAACATATTGAAGCGCGGGAAGCAGAGAAAAGAAAGCTTGCATCTATATCCACTGGAGCTGCTAGAGTTGGAACTGGAACTATTCTGCAATATCAAAACGCAATGCCCAATACGACTAATGCGACCTACTCTATGAAGAAAAATGCATCTTCTTCGCCGATTGACACACATAGTTTTTTCCGATCCAACAACACTTCGCTTAAAATGATGGATAGACAACTCTACAATA ATCACGCTGCCTCATCCTTATTTCATCACAGAGAAACGCGCAACCTTGATAAAGTCTTAAAGCAACGTCACAAAAAGAAACGCCAGAAGATTCACAATCGCAAAAAGAACAAGAATCACCGGAAGTCGATGCAAAAACGTCGCAAGCATCAAGATCACACCGGGTCATTGCCGATGCACAGGAACTCGCGACGAAAGCGCGCGGACCTCGAGGAGAACGATTGGGATTCGTTTTATTTAGGCTACGAGGCGCCAACAATTTACGATTCATTCGAGTTGCTCGACGCAAAGTTGAcagggaaagaaaagaagcggAAACGCGAATTGGCCGATAAGGGAAGCGTGGCGGCCGAGAATGACGGGACGCTCGATTCGTTACCAATAAAGGGGAAGAATCGCTTGGAGGACGAAGTGATACTGCTCAACAAGCGGGAAGCCTGGAAGAGGGAGAACGAGGAGCAACTTGAGGAGATCGCCTTTGGCAAAGATATGAGGAATAGCACGCGGGAGAGGGAAAGGTTCGAGAAATTGACGGGAGGAGATAAACGGAGGCCGATCGATGAGATCGGTTCCAGAACGAAGCGAGAGGACGTGAGTCGCGAGACATCGGCCATACGAAGCGTAGATCGTTCCAGTAACTCTTCTGCAGCTTCCAAAATCGGTAATGGCGAATCGAAAAAAAATTCGACGTCGAAAGAGGATAACGTTGCAAGCAGCGAGGACCGACTGCGATTGGTCGAGCGGAGGATCAATGTTTTCATGGATAACAACAAAACCGATGCTGCGATTGATACGACGGCCGCGGAAGTCAGCACGGGAGGAAAGTTGGCGATAAACGGGGCGACCGATAACCAGGTTAAGGGAAAACTTCGTGCTATAAATTGCGAAACAAAAATTGACAAGGCGAACGGAAACGCGAGTTTCGTAAACTTGACGAGCGACACGAGGCCGAGAGTCTCGAAGGAGCGACGGGAAGTCCAGAAaacggaaagagagacggatgATAACGCTGTAAAATTAAACCGAGCGACGAACCATCGAAGCGAGGAAATAGATCCTGAAGTCGAGCTGAAAAATCTGAGACAGCAACGGGAAAGGGGAATTTATGGCGTCGCGGATTGGAGGGCGACCGACTTGTTTTACGATGATGATAATCTTCCCAGAAATAAATTACGGGGAAAATACGTGGCTAACTTAGACGAACCAGACGACCTAGATACGGGTCCCAAGAATAATTTGGCGCTTCTAAGATTAAGAAGTAAGAAACGGCCGAATGACGTGGTCGAATGGAAACTGGTGCCGGTGATAAGGAGGTCGCCGTATCGTGATGTTGGTGCTTCGTCCAGAATCGGTTTAACAGAAAGGAGAGTACCTGTATTAAGCAATGATAGAAACGTGAGAATTGACCTTTATTTGGACAGCCCGAAATTTTGGCGACTGAAACATCGCAGGATGAGAAACGGCGCCCCTAATATCTCGCCCATGTTAAGAATAATAGACGACGAGGATAGTTTCTCGCTCGGAATTCCGCCAAAAACGAAAAGAGCAATTGAAATAGCGGGATTCAAGGATTTACAAGTAAATCCGAAAATGCTTGTCAAGCAAAAGCTATCTAGACTGAGGAACAACAAAAGGTCGGATGGTAGTCGTGTTGTAGGATTTAGAATGTCTTCCGCATGGAATGATCTTAATCGCAAACTCCGCAATTTACCGCGATCCCGTGATGATCTAGAACTCGGCGATCAGGTGATTTACGACGATGGGGTTGGTCTGCAATTGCCGATTTGGCCGTATCAGTATTACATCAATTTCGCGCACTCGCCGACGACCTTTCACCTCGTCCCGGATATCCTCGGGAGAATCAGCGACACGTATCGGTACCCCGCGCGAGCATATCTCGAGTATGGCCCCTTTAAAGGGCGAACTCGCAATTCGGACCAGCGAGTTGCGAGGCGAGATGGATTTCGCTTGGGAAGCTGGAAAGAAGCCACCGATTTTCCGGCggataatttaacaaacaagaGCTTAAAGTCCGGACTTGTGCACGAAAAGGTTCCCGTGAAAACGGATGAATCGGCTCGCGCGAATCGCGAGGATTACCCCGCGCCCGTCGAGATGAGGTATACCCCAGGGAAAATCAGGGAAAATAACGAAACGAGAGCGAGATTGGAAAAGTAA
- the LOC105285468 gene encoding uncharacterized protein LOC105285468: MVHRDRGKEAERLGARKTEGTRESQWYQRVEGDRNQSASGSAVIGDEGNSAALNRFLEHVLRVQNNLKWMDHATRHVNRGPHLDDPYTEQHSAVSANTGDVLEQADIGYGSGLRGKRGFDRNYEAMWMPQKKKYERESARDVPQRVYLDNEIFKRDAEDADFRVPYRFPDMLDRAVYEGGMMADQPLKDWTRKRDLHSSGDWSNSNENLEVTNGEDLWLRDYKPARETLVNSDSNTEERNSLDVDTRNQPEIVSLYNPAYADNVIALRESPVAIRNGKPQAKPSMLDSLKKTVLKLRNNLMLSNKKKNMISKGQSDWWDDSRSTAEIFDSGRHNFDNNLDKEAIWRIKRAENTGDEDKRNSKIVYGAELEERDLKELHDRSKRSRRSFVADLNYTNNQQNILENKDYQETQITEDALANATKISKPAEIIVKSYSNNANENERNFLNVLNKTNVSKPRYSVEEEFFLHDHFINLTIIPSVSNKTNISGLRYSLSAESYLNGYSVNNKSLFRINNDLHGHLFKYTTENQIPIMSSKIISSQVSTTERLSKSVDHITKDRANSLNLEENSLVWSTSTNPIYLSANDVDEDSRRRLEDRRSNTEKLGVAARKIPRVGADDGQSKREKDTGLELPRGNTARGFGAVANESRCRVVETTTIVGKGVLGVNGTRKESREPISGMIKVFEPRGRPYQKQGVEATVRLSQLMGEDGTFTGWMRTSSDVDVGESRNANGEDSSNLPAIDPVAVATARPKAASAMTPKDFAQMIVDNDSRGQQQMVLPLSGGNRSANKSNGNSDTDGIDIRAFGSNGNETMNVKEAARPIARPRESGNNLRRKLLWISRISADVDAEDSTIENARSIPNIMERRHIENVIKNDRGKNKTMIVTSSDFSKMSSALQTRIKREDNAAESFIPQSALKSRDSDANYHTRHKRSMHSSENLARNNAANPENAATAEKVAMNHDEKQESDEEYLNQSAEELKEDYNDREEDAVEENDKIVEDERDESSSSRKFDPIKARVNMLIKQKLEKKSKNKDSDSYKRRKRDMLNMIEYYNYDGDEEQERNAPVNEQESKIKDDEFSNKDNAKIKRDSKTKSYKRELGKKKNENKEEMLKKEREKERRKHKEPKEQIIVDLGERKNKTVKNDLDKKPSGSLESSFENVFNEKGQVSTKENMKKLLQSEDSVNDIVQDSGNVKSKW; encoded by the exons GTCGAGGGTGATCGAAACCAGTCCGCGAGCGGATCCGCAGTGATCGGCGACGAGGGGAATAGCGCGGCCCTAAACAGATTTTTGGAGCATGTCCTGCGagtgcagaataatttgaagTGGATGGATCATGCCACGCGTCACGTTAATCGCGGACCTCACCTAGACGA TCCGTATACAGAACAGCACTCTGCGGTATCTGCCAACACGGGAGATGTCCTAGAACAGGCTGATATTGGTTATGGAAGTGGGTTACGCGGCAAGAGGGGCTTCGATCGGAATTATGAAGCGATGTGGATGCCGcagaagaagaaatatgagagagagagtgctCGCGATGTCCCACAGAGAGTCTACCTGGATAACGAAATTTTCAAGAGAGATGCCGAAGACGCTGATTTTCGCGTTCCTTATCGATTCCCTGACAT GTTAGATAGAGCCGTCTACGAGGGAGGAATGATGGCCGATCAACCACTGAAAGATTGGACCAGAAAAAGGGATCTCCATTCCTCGGGCGACTGGTCGAATTCTAATGAGAATCTCGAAGTGACTAACGGCGAGGATCTCTGGCTTCGTGATTACAAGCCCGCTCGTGAAACTCTCGTCAATTCTg ATTCGAACACGGAGGAAAGGAACTCACTCGACGTTGACACGCGAAATCAACCGGAAATCGTGTCATTGTACAATCCAGCGTATGCAGATAATGTTATCGCTTTGCGGGAATCGCCAGTTGCGATTAGAAACGGAAAACCCCAAGCTAAACCGTCAATGCTGGATTCTTTGAAGAAAACTGTACTGAAACTACGAAATAACTTGATGCTGAGTAATAAGAAGAAGAATATGATTTCGAAAG GACAATCCGATTGGTGGGACGATTCGAGATCGACAGCTGAGATATTTGATTCTGGAAGacataattttgataataatctGGATAAAGAAGCAATATGGAGAATAAAGAGAGCAGAAAATACAGGAGAtgaagataaaagaaattcgaaaattgTTTACGGAGCAGAACTTGAAGAGCGAGATTTGAAAGAATTGCACGATCGCAGCAAACGCAGCAGAAGGAGTTTTGTCGCAGATTTGAATTACACAAATAACCAACAAAATATCCTTGAGAACAAAGATTATCAAGAAACTCAGATAACGGAAGACGCGCTTGCAAATGcaacaaaaatatcaaaaccTGCAGAAATCATCGTAAAATCGTATTCTAATAATGCCaatgagaacgagagaaatttCTTGAATGTTTTAAACAAGACAAACGTTTCCAAACCGCGATATTCTGTAGAGGAAGAATTTTTCCTGCACGACCACTTTATTAACTTAACGATTATCCCATCAGTAAGCAACAAAACAAATATCTCTGGACTGAGATATTCTTTAAGCGCAGAATCTTACCTAAACGGGTATTCTGTCAACAACAAATCATTGTTTCGCATAAATAACGATCTCCACGGgcatctttttaaatataccaCTGAAAATCAAATTCCAATAATGAGCTCGAAGATAATCAGTAGTCAAGTATCCACAACTGAAAGGCTATCGAAGAGTGTCGATCACATAACGAAGGATCGCGCTAATTCACTtaatcttgaagagaattctCTCGTGTGGAGCACGTCTACAAATCCGATATATCTTTCAGCGAATGACGTCGACGAGGACTCTCGAAGGCGATTGGAAGATCGAAGAAGCAACACTGAGAAATTAGGAGTTGCGGCGCGGAAAATACCGCGAGTCGGCGCGGATGACGGACAATCGAAGCGAGAGAAGGATACGGGGTTGGAGCTTCCCCGAGGAAATACGGCACGCGGTTTCGGTGCGGTCGCAAATGAATCGCGATGCCGCGTCGTCGAAACAACCACGATCGTGGGAAAGGGAGTGCTCGGGGTGAACGGGACTCGAAAGGAGAGCCGCGAACCGATATCCGGTATGATCAAGGTCTTTGAGCCTCGAGGGCGTCCGTATCAAAAGCAGGGGGTGGAGGCGACGGTGAGATTGTCCCAGCTAATGGGGGAGGATGGAACGTTCACGGGGTGGATGAGAACATCGAGCGACGTCGATGTCGGCGAGTCAAGAAATGCAAATGGGGAAGACTCCTCGAATCTGCCTGCGATTGATCCTGTAGCCGTTGCGACAGCGAGACCAAAAGCGGCGAGTGCAATGACACCGAAGGATTTCGCCCAGATGATCGTAGACAACGATTCGCGGGGGCAGCAACAGATGGTCCTGCCTCTAAGTGGCGGGAACAGGAGCGCAAATAAATCGAATGGAAATTCGGACACCGATGGAATCGATATTCGCGCCTTCGGGTCGAACGGAAATGAGACTATGAATGTAAAGGAAGCGGCTCGACCTATAGCGCGGCCTCGTGAGTCCGGTAATAATTTACGGAGGAAATTATTATGGATTTCCAGGATTTCTGCCGATGTCGATGCTGAGGATTCAACAATAGAGAACGCAAGATCGATCCCTAATATAATGGAGCGTCGTCATATTGAGAATGTAATCAAGAACGATcgaggaaaaaataaaacaatgataGTTACTTCATCAGATTTTAGTAAAATGTCTTCTGCGTTGCAAACCAGAATCAAACGTGAAGATAACGCTGCGGAAAGTTTTATACCGCAAAGCGCTTTAAAATCTCGGGATTCCGATGCAAATTATCACACTCGTCACAAACGATCTATGCATTCCTCTGAAAATCTTGCGCGCAATAATGCAGCGAATCCTGAAAATGCAGCAACTGCGGAAAAAGTGGCGATGAATCACGACGAGAAACAAGAAAGTGATGAAGAATACTTAAATCAAAGTGCCGAAGAACTCAAGGAGGACTATAATGACAGAGAAGAGGACGCAGTCGAAG AAAATGACAAAATAGTTGAAGACGAAAGGGACGAATCTTCATCCAGTCGAAAATTTGATCCTATAAAGGCGAGAGTCAATATGTTGATTAAACAGAAGCTTGAGAAGAAGAGTAAAAACAAAGACAGCGATAGTTATAAGAGAAGGAAGCGTGATATGTTGAATATGATCGAGTATTACAATTACGATGGCGACGAGGAGCAAGAGCGCAATGCGCCGGTAAACGAGCAGGAGAGTAAAATTAAAGACGATGAATTTTCAAACAAGGATAACGCAAAAATAAAGCGCG ATAGCAAAACGAAATCCTACAAACGTGAGTTaggcaaaaagaaaaatgagaacaAGGAGGAGATGCTGAAAAAGGAACGCGAAAAGGAGCGAAGAAAACATAAAGAGCCGAAGGAACAAATCATCGTCGATCTTGGTGAGCGCAAGAATAAGACTGTGAAAAATGATCTTGACAAGAAACCTTCCGGATCCTTAGAGTCGAGCTTCGAAAATGTATTTAACGAGAAAGGACAAGTATCGACAAAGGAGAACATGAAGAAGCTGCTTCAAAGTGAAGACTCTGTGAATGATATTGTTCAAGACTCAGGAAATGTAAAATCGAAATGGTAA